GTTAGCATATGATGAAGTAACACATCCAACAATACCGTAAAACTACGAACTCAAGCTGCAGCCAGTGCCATTGCCTAATTCTGCTATCGATTACCAGACCATTTTCGCCCATGCGCCGATAGGCATGTGCGTTTCCGAACGCCGCATCATGCAGGTGTGCAACCTGGCCCTGACTCGCATGTTCGGCTACCAGCCGGAGGAATTGAACGGTCAGTCGTTCCAGCTACTGTACCCGACCCAGGACGAGTTTGAACGCACCGGCGCGCGCATCGTGCCTATCATGAACGCCAAAGGGATCTATTCCGACGAGCGCATCATGCGGCGCGCCAGCGGCGAGTTATTCTGGTGCCATGTCACCGGCCACGCGCTGGTGCCGACGGACACCCACGCGGCAGGGATCTGGACTTTTGAGGATTTGAGTGAAAAACGCCGGGCTTCGGCCGTGCTGTCGCCACGCGAACGCGAGATCGCGGCCTTGCTGGTAGAGGGTAAGACCAGCAAGCTGATCGGCAAGCAGATCGGCCTCAGTCCGCGCACGGTGGAAATGCATCGGGCCAACCTGATGAAGAAATTTGCCGCATCGACGTCCAGCGAACTGGTGCACCGCCTGC
This Collimonas sp. PA-H2 DNA region includes the following protein-coding sequences:
- a CDS encoding LuxR C-terminal-related transcriptional regulator → MPLPNSAIDYQTIFAHAPIGMCVSERRIMQVCNLALTRMFGYQPEELNGQSFQLLYPTQDEFERTGARIVPIMNAKGIYSDERIMRRASGELFWCHVTGHALVPTDTHAAGIWTFEDLSEKRRASAVLSPREREIAALLVEGKTSKLIGKQIGLSPRTVEMHRANLMKKFAASTSSELVHRLLGITQAERV